The following coding sequences are from one Triticum dicoccoides isolate Atlit2015 ecotype Zavitan chromosome 4A, WEW_v2.0, whole genome shotgun sequence window:
- the LOC119287365 gene encoding monothiol glutaredoxin-S7, chloroplastic-like, translating to MAAAAPSATALAGAALPLPLSARPQPARFSVALPRTAPPPPALRLRSVRRLAAAEGPPAGMKETLDKVVSAHKVVLFMKGTKDFPQCGFSHTVVQILRSLDVPFETLDVLANDALRQGLKDYSSWPTFPQLYIDGEFFGGCDITLEAYKSGELQETLEKAMCS from the exons atggccgccgccgccccctccgccaCGGCGCTCGCCGGCGCAGCCCTCCCGCTCCCCCTCTCCGCGCGACCTCAACCCGCTCGGTTCTCCGTGGCGCTCCCCCGGACGGCCCCTCCTCCCCCGGCCCTGCGGCTCCGGTCGGTGCGGCGCCTGGCGGCGGCCGAGGGGCCCCCGGCGGGCATGAAGGAGACGCTGGACAAGGTGGTGTCGGCGCACAAGGTGGTGCTGTTCATGAAGGGGACCAAGGACTTCCCGCAGTGCGGCTTCTCCCACACCGTGGTGCAGATCCTGCGCTCCCTCGACGTGCCCTTCGAGACGCTCGACGTGCTTGCTAACGACGCCCTCCGCCAGGGGCTCAAGGACTACTCCAGCTGGCCCACCTTCCCGCAGCTCTACATCGACGGCGAGTTCTTCGGCGGATGCGACATCACCCTCG AGGCATACAAGAGTGGGGAACTGCAGGAGACGCTGGAGAAAGCAATGTGCTCTTAG
- the LOC119287366 gene encoding elongation factor Tu, mitochondrial-like, producing the protein MAAAAVLRGGSRRVLAYPALRAAVISGPAALPDVPAAAGPQPPPPSPLAAGLWARSMATFTRTKPHVNVGTIGHVDHGKTTLTAAITKVLAEAGSAKAVAFDEIDKAPEEKARGITISTAHVEYETAKRHYAHVDCPGHADYVKNMITGAAQMDGGILVVSAPDGPMPQTKEHILLARQVGVPSLVCFLNKVDAVEDEELLELVEMELRELLSFYKFPGDDIPIIRGSALSALNGTNEEIGKNAILKLMDAVDSYIPDPVRVLDKSFLMPIEGIFSIQGRGTVVTGRIEQGVIKTGEDVEVIGLTESGPVKTTVTGVEMFKKMMDHGEAGDNVGLLLRGLKRGDVERGQVVCKPGTVKTYKKFEAEIYVLTKDEGGRHTAFFSNYSPQFYFRTADICGKIELPPDVKMVMPGDNVTAIFELMLPVPLEPGLRFALREGGRTVGAGVVAKVMS; encoded by the exons atggCCGCCGCCGCAGTGCTCCGGGGCGGCTCCCGCCGCGTCCTCGCCTACCCGGCCCTCCGCGCCGCCGTGATCTCCGGCCCCGCCGCGCTCCCCGACGTGCCCGCGGCCGCCgggccccagccgccgccgccctcgccgctggCCGCTGGCCTATGGGCGAGGTCCATGGCCACCTTCACCCGCAC GAAGCCCCACGTCAACGTCGGCACCATCGGCCACGTCGACCACGGCAAGACCACGCTCACCGCCGCCATCACCAAG GTGCTGGCGGAGGCTGGGAGCGCCAAGGCGGTGGCGTTCGACGAGATCGACAAGGCTCCCGAGGAGAAAGCCAGAGGAATCACCATCTCCACG GCTCATGTCGAGTATGAGACCGCTAAGAGGCACTATGCTCACGTGGACTGTCCAGGGCACGCCGATTATGTCAAG AACATGATCACTGGTGCTGCTCAAATGGATGGTGGTATTCTTGTTGTGTCAGCTCCTGATGGCCCCATGCCACAAACTAAGGAGCATATTCTTCTAGCTCGACAG GTTGGTGTGCCATCACTTGTTTGTTTCTTAAACAAAGTTGATGCTGTTGAAGATGAAGAGCTACTAGAACTTGTGGAGATGGAGCTTCGAG AGCTCCTCAGTTTCTACAAGTTCCCAGGCGATGATATTCCTATCATCCGTGGATCTGCCTTGTCAGCCTTGAATGGAACAAATGAGGAGATTGGAAAGAATGCTATTTTGAAACTGATGGATGCCGTCGATTCTTACATCCCCGATCCTGTGAGGGTGCTTGATAAGTCTTTCTTGATGCCAATTGAAGGCATTTTCTCAATCCAG GGTCGTGGTACTGTTGTGACTGGACGTATTGAACAGGGGGTAATTAAAACTGGTGAGGATGTTGAGGTCATAGGTTTGACGGAG AGTGGTCCTGTGAAGACTACAGTTACTGGTGTTGAGATGTTCAAAAAGATGATGGATCATGGAGAG GCTGGTGACAATGTTGGTCTTCTTCTCCGTGGTCTTAAGCGTGGTGATGTCGAGCGTGGCCAG GTGGTTTGCAAACCCGGTACTGTGAAGACCTACAAAAAGTTTGAGGCGGAAATTTACGTCCTTACCAAGGATGAAGGTGGTCGCCACACTGCATTCTTCTCGAATTACAGCCCACAATTCTACTTCAGGACAGCTGATATCTGTGGGAAAATCGAGTTGCCTCCGGACGTGAAGATGGTTATGCCTGGTGACAACGTAACCGCAATCTTTGAGTTGATGTTGCCTGTTCCGCTCGAACCAG GTCTAAGATTCGCGCTGAGGGAAGGAGGGAGGACCGTCGGCGCCGGAGTTGTCGCCAAAGTCATGAGCTAA